The genomic segment TTAAAAACATCCCTCGAAGATTCAGAGAGGAACAGTCCGAACAACTGACTTACGCGAACCAGCACAAAGATGCATATCGCTGGATTTATCTGAATCAGGATATTCGCTTTTGCTGCCCTAGCGACGTGCTGGCCACCTGGGTGTGGCGGTTTCACGCCTTTACGCTCGGTGGACGTGCTGAACTTTTTAGCTTCTTAAAACTAGCCAAAGGCTGCACACGCCTACTGGATGTCGGTGCCTCGGCGGGTATTTTCAGTGCCTTGTTTGCCAACACTCGTTCCAAGGCTGAGATTCTTGCAGTCGAGCCTGATGTGCCGAGTTTTAAGTTGCTCAATGAAACGGCTGCTTTGAACTCTCCAGAGAGTGCTTGCTGGCGCTTTTCGCCTTCAGTGATCAGCCATGAAACGGGCCTCTTCAAATTCACTTCCACTGGATTTGGCGGAGATATCAGTGCTGAGGGGGAGAGCGTTCAAGGACATACGCTCTCGAGTCTTTGTGCAGCCGAATCTTATGTGCCTGATTTGTTGAAGATGGATATTGAGTCTTATGAGTATGAGGCTCTCTTGGCGTCAGAAGTATGGCTGCGTCAGCATCGCCCCAGGATTTTTCTGGAGCTTCATTTTACTTTGCTGAAACAGCGTGGGAAAGATGCTCAAGAAGTGGTGAACTTTTTAAATCGTCTAGGTTATCAACCTGTGGATGGAAGTAGCTTTGAGCAAGCGGTGAAGTCCACACTTGATCACGCTGGCTGCGCACGGTTGGCCTTGGTGATGAAGCATTAGAATGGTGAATGTCATGCTGTTTGTTAGGCTTATCTGCTTGTGTATTTGAAAATGGGGTGCATTTAGATCTCGAAGGTCCGGGCGTTCCGGTGCTTCGCACCTCCATCCCCGGCTAATGGCTCTCGCCCTTCCAGGGCGATTCCTGAAAATGAATGGGGGGACTTCCAGTTGGCGGAAACTTATTTGTTGGGAGTGTGCTAGCGCGTGATTTCTAGTAGGGAGTGCGAAGCTGGGAGCTCAGCCAACGAGTCTTAGCCTACCTCCCTCACGCCCCCCACCTCCTCCAACACGCCTCTCACAGACACGGTCGCTC from the Prosthecobacter dejongeii genome contains:
- a CDS encoding FkbM family methyltransferase, giving the protein MDWIRLIKNIPRRFREEQSEQLTYANQHKDAYRWIYLNQDIRFCCPSDVLATWVWRFHAFTLGGRAELFSFLKLAKGCTRLLDVGASAGIFSALFANTRSKAEILAVEPDVPSFKLLNETAALNSPESACWRFSPSVISHETGLFKFTSTGFGGDISAEGESVQGHTLSSLCAAESYVPDLLKMDIESYEYEALLASEVWLRQHRPRIFLELHFTLLKQRGKDAQEVVNFLNRLGYQPVDGSSFEQAVKSTLDHAGCARLALVMKH